ATTCCTGGGACATGAACAGGTGCCGCAGATAGGACAGTGAAAAAGTCTGACAGGTGTAGCAGCTGCATTCAGGGTCCAAAGGATCCTGTGACAGACGGAACTTGGAATTTTTGATGTTCACGCGGCCATAGGATGTGAACAGCGTTCCATTCCGTCCGTTACGGGTCGGCATCACGCAGTCGAACATATCCACGCCCACGGCGACGGATTCTATGATATCCAAAGGCGTACCGACACCCATCATATAGCGGGGTTTATCGGTCGGCAGATACTCGCAGCAGAATTCCGCGATACGACGCATATCAGGTTTGGGTTCACCGACGGAAAGTCCGCCGATCGAATAGCCTTCAAAACCGATATCGGTCAGCTTCTCGATGGATTCTTTCCGCAGGTCTTCGTACATGCTGCCCTGAACGATACCAAACTGCCAAAGTTCAGGACGATTGCGCGCGTCACGCGAGCGCTTGGCCCAGCGCATCGAGCGCTGCATGGATTCGCGGGCCTGTTCATGCGTCGCAGGAAACGGTGTGCATTCATCCAGGACCATGTGAATATCCGCGCCGAGCGTCTCCTGGATTTCCACAGCGAGTTCTGGCGTCAGAGAAATTTTCCGGCCATCTATATGGCTTTGGAAATGCGCGCCTGTTTCATCGATGCGGCGCTGATTGTTCAAACTGAAAATCTGAAAACCGCCGCTATCGGTCAGGATCGGTTTATCCCAACGGACAAAGCGATGCAGGCCACCGAATTCACGGATCACTTCCATGCCGGGGCGCAGATAAAGGTGATAGGTATTGCCGAGAATGATCTCGGCCTTCATTTTATGAAGGTCTTCGGGAACCATGGTCTTGACGGAGCCCACGGTCCCGACCGGCATGAATATCGGCGTCTGCACGACGCCATGGGCCAAATGCAGGGTGCCCAGGCGGGCTTTTCCGTCTTGCTGATGAAGTTCAAACATGCGCTATCCCCGCAAAAATGGCTTATAAAATCCTAAGCGTAGGCAGACTTGCATATCAGGGGTCGGGCGGGGACGGCAACAGGAAATATTATTTAATGATTACAAATGATTACAGAGCCATCAGCGCGAGCCTTGCAGAAACTCCAGAGCCTGGCCCAGAAGATTCTTGCCCGAGTAATCGGGGACATGCGAGGCCCCGTTCACACGCCACAGTCCAACTCTGGTCCCGGCTGCGCATGAGCTCCAAAGAATTTCATCGGTCTCACGCTGACCTTCATCATTGATAATGAAGGGTCCTGATGGGGCCGTGTAGGCACCATTGGCCAGAACAATCCCGGGAATGAAGGGCTGCAGCATGAGGTCGCGGGCCAGCAGTTTTTCTTCGGGAGTCTGACAGCCGTTTCTTTGCGCCCAGGTTTGCGCCGATTCAAAAGCCCCGAGATTGCCAGAGGTCTGGCTGACGAAAGGCACGATCTCGTCTTTTGTACCATGAATCTGCAGGACCGAGATCGGTGTTTTGGTCTGGCACAGGGAGGTGTTTGCAAACATGCTGCCGGCTATCGAAACGATACCTGCGAAGACTCCATCCGTATCACACGCGAGGCGATAGGCCATGAATCCGCCGTTGGAGATTCCGACGACGTAGACGCGCTTGCTATCGATGTTCCAGCGACCTTTGACTTCGGAAACCAGACCCTGCAAATAAGCGGAATCATCAACGCTTCCCTTTTGCTGCGGCAGGACCGTATTCCAATGCTGCCGCCCTTCGGCATCCCGCGTGCCTTCAGGAACGATGGAGATAAAGGATGATGCCGCCTGCTGCAGATCCGCTTCCAGATACATGACGGTTTCATCGCCGCTGCTGCCATAGCCATGAAGGAAGAGGACCAGGGGATAGCTGCGATTGGCAACATAGTTGGCCGGAAATTTCACGGATGCGGGACGATCCTTCCCGATGTAAAGGACAGCGGAGGATGCGCTCGTGCTGAGAACGACGAGGAGGAGAGAACAGATGTGTTTCAAAGTCTTCTTCATAAGAACCCTTCCTGCAAAGAATAAAAATATCTTCGCAGGCGATCATAGGTTCTTTCTGCTCCTCCTCCAATCCGTCAGGCCATGGAGGGCAGATTACGTAGAGGGTTTCAAACGATGGATTTACCAAGGGCGGAGAGGAGAAGATCCACCGTGACATTCGCCGATTGCGCGCCGACATCCATGAAAGGATTCAGCTCCACGAATTCCAGCGACACGATTTTTTGCGTTTCCGAAAGCATTTCCATCGCGAGATGCGCTTCACGAAGAGTCAAACCACCGCTTACCGGTGTACTGACGCCAGGTGTATACCGGGGATCAATGCCATCGATATCAAAGGACACATGAATGCCCGCGGTTCCATCGGATGCGTATTTGATGGCTTCGCGCATCACGGCGAACATCCCTTTTTCATCAATGTCGCGCATGGTGAAATAGCGAATGCCGCTTTCCCGAAGGATTCTTTTTTCCTCGTCATCAATGTTCCTGATACCAATCAGGACGCAATTCTGGGGGCGTATCTTGCTGGAGCTGATGGATGTCAATTCCGGGTGACCCTTGCCGATCAGAACGGCGAGTGGCATGCCGTGAATATTACCCGAAGGGGAGGTGGAAGGCGTGTTGACATCAGCGTGGGCATCGATCCAAACCATGCCGACATGCTGATCTTTCTTGCCGAAGTGCCGCAGAATTCCGCTTACGGTGCCTATGGCGACCGAATGATCCCCACCAATCACAAGTGGGATGTGCTGGCGATCGAGAATGGCTTCGGTCATCGTTGCCAGATTCTCACAGATTTCCTTGATCGGCGTCAGAAACTTCTCTTGCTGGATTTTAAGGGGCAAAGACTCACGAATCGGCACATGAAGGTCACCCAGATCCACAACCCCGTAACCCTGTTGCTCAACCTTGACCTTAAGGTTGGCGATGCGAAGAGAAGCTGGTCCCATGTTGGCTCCTCGGATATTGGCTCCGAGGTCAGAAGGGACGCCTATGATTTCAATCGTTCTTGGACGATGCATGTGTGGCCTCAAACAGTAAAAAAACTATCATGGCGCACAGCCTGCATTTGGTCAATCCTACCAACTTGTCTGGTCCACGTCGGGCGGGAGGAAAAACCTCCCGCTTTTATGACGGAGCCAGAACCGGGACTCTTAATCTTTCAATTTCCCTAAGCTATCGCTTCATGGCTTAGAGAGACTGCATCAGACTGAGAGCAACTTGAGGCTGCTGGTTAGCTTGAGCAAGAATCGAGGCACCACCCTGCTGAAGAATCTTGTTCGACGTGTAGGTCGCAGTCTCAGCAGCAAAGTCTGTATCCTGAATCCGGCTGTTCGCGGCGGACAAGTTCTCAACCGACACGGCAAGGTTGTCGATCGTGCTGCCCAGGCGGTTCTGGATTGAGCCGAGATAGGAGCGATAGTCACTCACTTTCACGATGGCGTCGTCCAGTTTCGAGATACTCATCTGAGCATCCTGCTTGGTCAGCGTGTTGGTACCCTGATCAGCGCGACCGATATCCAGTGAACCATCGCCTTCTGTGAAAGCGTTGATGTTCTGAAGGTCGATCTTGATGATGTTGACCTGGTTGCGGTTATCAATACCGTCGACTTCGCTGGAAGCGTGGTAGTCTTTACCAACCTGGATTTCCAGGGGGAAAGTACCTTCGGCGTTGGCGATCTCACCGGGGATATCGGCCTGACCGGTGATCAAACGTGTGCCGTTGAATTCCGTAGCGTTGGCGATACGGTCGATTTCATCTTTCAGAGCCACGAATTCTTTGTTGATGAATGCGCGCTCGGTTTGACCAACCGTGTCACTCGCCGCTTGAACAGCAAGTTCGCGCAGACGGGTGAGCATGTTCGTGGTTTCTTCCAAGCTGCCTTCTGCGGTCTGAACGAGAGAGACACCGTCCAGTGCGTTGCGGCGAGCCTGATTCATCGAACGGATGTCGGCTGTCAAGTTGGAGGAGATGGCCAGGCCCGCTGCATCATCAGCTGCCTTGTTGATCCTTTTCCCCGAAGCCAGCTTCGAAGCGGAATCCGTCAACTTGTTGGTTGAGGTTTCCAGACGACGCTGGGCGTTGATCGAAGCGATATTGGTCCTAATCCGTAAACCCATATTCTGACCTCCTGTCATGGATAAGGAATCACATCGTGTGAATTCCTGTACCCATCCTTTCGACAGGCAACCTGAACAGTTTAGTAAAAAATGCCCTGTTCCGAATTAAGGCCATGAAATGATTGGAAAAGAATTTTACGGTCAAGGAGTTTTTTGCCCGGTTCTTGACGGGAAGGAAACATTGGGTGGGGATTGACCCCCTGCAAAGGCAGGGGTTTTTTCTTTCATTGAATGCGATGCTGCTGCAGATGCTGAATGAACTTCCGGATAAATTCCTGGCCGAACGCATAAGGGCGTTCTTCCTGGGAAACATCTATATTTTGATTTTGTACAAAGTCGGGACCGGCTTCGGGATGGGCCTGAATACCCCAGATCGGCAGATGCTTGTGCGCGAAAGCTTCCACCTTGCACACATCACTGCTGGCGACTATTTCGGTATCCTGAGGCAGTGCGGTGACGGCTTCTGCATGCGAAACAATGAAGCGTCCCGCGGTTCCGGCTTCACCCCAAAATCCACGCTTGCTGAACTGCACCGTGCGCAGGCCTTTGAACTTGTAGTGATCGGGCTGGATGAACTCGACGGTTCCCCCCAGAAGATGCGCCAAAAGTTGATGGCCATAGCAAATTCCTAAAATCGGCAGACCCTCGCGAATGCGCTCCAGAAGCCAGGCATTGAGGGAATCCTGCCAGGGCAGACCTTCGTACACGGAAGCACCGCTGCCAAAAATGACTATCGCGTCCGGCTTTTGCGGAACCAGAGAGAGCGAAGTCATGCCAAAGAGTGCCGGCAAATGAAAGCTGAGGCTGAGTTCCGGGGCCGCAAGGACCATGCGGTTGAAGTTATCCAGCTCGGGAACGCGCACAGCTGGATCTATGACAGCCAAATGGAGGGGACGGAGTAATGCACTCAATGTTTTGTCCTCACAACTCAGGGAAGCGAACGACCTTGCCCCTCAGTATTTCATCCTTCGTCAGGGCATGCAATTTGCTTTGCTTCGTGGATCGCTCTTGTGGCAAACTCCGGGGTATTGGGCAACATGTCTAAGATGAATCTGTAAAGGAAGCATAGCCGATGCTTGAACATATTCGTGCCAGCTTGGAAGAAGCCCGCACGGCACTTGAAGACCTTCTGAAAAATGAAGACGCTCAGCGTCGGATCGCCGATGCCGCCACGATTCTGATCGCTGCCTTCAAAGCCCGGGGTCATGCGTATTCCTGTGGAAATGGCGGCTCGATGTGTGATGCCATGCATTTCGCCGAGGAACTGTCCGGACGTTTTCGTCAGGATCGCCCGGCCTTGGGTGCGATGGCTATGGGTGATGGCGCGCATATCACCTGCGCCGGCAACGATTTTGGCTTCGATTATGTGTTTTCGCGTTTCATCGAAGCGCAGGGCCGCCCCGGTGATGTTCTTTTGGGCATCAGCACCAGCGGAAAAAGTCCCAACGTCATTAAAGCAGCCGAAGCCGCCAAGGCCCTGGGCATGAAGGTTATCACCCTGACCGGAAAACCCGGCAGCGCCCTTGGCAAGCTGGCTGATGTGGATATCTGCACACCCGGTGGCCGCTATGCGGATCGGGTCCAGGAACTGCATATTAAAGTGATCCACACACTGATCGAACTCGTCGAACGTGGGATGTTTTCCAGCAATTATGGGAGTTGATGAGACCCATGAGCGAAACCCTCTTTGATAAAATCCTGAGGCGGGACATTCCAGCCAAGGTCGCTTATGAAGATGAAGCGGTTTTGGCTTTCCACGATATAGCCCCGCAGGCTCCGATCCACATTCTGGTCATTCCGAAGAAAAAATGGGCTCGCTTCGCTGACTTTCGAGCTGCTGATCCGGAAGCGGTCGGGCAGTATATGATATCGGTCGCGAAAGCCGCTCAGCATGTTGGTTTGGAAGCCGGCGGCTATCGCGTAGTCTTTAACAATGGCAAAGATGCTCAACAGACCGTTGACTATATTCATGCCCATATTCTGGGTGGACGCGGTTTGAGCTGGCCCCCGGGGTGAATCATGAATCTTTCGCAGCCGATGAAGCTGTCTCCCGATCTCTTTACTCCCCTGACCCGGACGCCCTGGGCAGGTCACCTGATCGGTCCTCTCTATAAGAAAGATATCCTTCCGGCTTCCGTGCATGAACCCATCGGCGAAGCCTGGGAAGTTTCCTGTGATCCTGACTTTCCATCTCAAGTCCTGGGACATGATTTATCTTTGCTTGAGCTTATCCAGCAGAAACCGGAAGCCATGCTTTCGCCGGAATACGTGCAGGAGCATGGTGTCAACTGTGAGATCCTAATCAAATTACTCAATGCTGATGATCCACTTTCGGTACAGGTGCATCCGGAAGACGACGATCCGAATCTGAAGCCCGAGGAATGTGGCAAACCAGAATCGTGGCTCGTCCTTCACGCGGAACCTGGAGCGGGACTTTATCTCGGTTTTTCCAGGCCCATTTCCACCCAGGACCTGGGCCGCATGCTGGAAAATGATGACGATCTGCGGCCTGTTTTGCAATTCGTAGCCGTGAAACCGGGTGACTACTTCGAAATCGAGCCCGGTGTTCCCCATGCGATCGGACCTGGACTCGTGCTTTTGGAGCCGCAGCGTATCCTGTTCGGGAAAAGCGGCAAGACCTATCGTTTTTGGGATTGGGGTCGCCGTTACGATGGGCATGGACGGGTGGATCTGAAGCATGGCAAGGGTCGACCCTTGCATATAGCGGAAGCCCTGCGGATCATCAAACCGATGGAACAGGTCGGTGAAGCCTTCGTCTCTACGCTAAGGCGGCAGGCGATCACCGAGAAACCTCTGGACGGGCTTCAGGTCCTGACTTACCCCGCGAACGATTATTACCAGGTGATCCGCCTGGAGATGAAGCCTCAGGTTTCTTTCCTCGTCGAAATCCAA
This window of the Oligoflexus sp. genome carries:
- the tgt gene encoding tRNA guanosine(34) transglycosylase Tgt, with the protein product MFELHQQDGKARLGTLHLAHGVVQTPIFMPVGTVGSVKTMVPEDLHKMKAEIILGNTYHLYLRPGMEVIREFGGLHRFVRWDKPILTDSGGFQIFSLNNQRRIDETGAHFQSHIDGRKISLTPELAVEIQETLGADIHMVLDECTPFPATHEQARESMQRSMRWAKRSRDARNRPELWQFGIVQGSMYEDLRKESIEKLTDIGFEGYSIGGLSVGEPKPDMRRIAEFCCEYLPTDKPRYMMGVGTPLDIIESVAVGVDMFDCVMPTRNGRNGTLFTSYGRVNIKNSKFRLSQDPLDPECSCYTCQTFSLSYLRHLFMSQEYTAMRLLSLHNLTYYLKLIHDIRAAIREGRFQELLAHHRGLWET
- a CDS encoding alpha/beta hydrolase family esterase, producing MKKTLKHICSLLLVVLSTSASSAVLYIGKDRPASVKFPANYVANRSYPLVLFLHGYGSSGDETVMYLEADLQQAASSFISIVPEGTRDAEGRQHWNTVLPQQKGSVDDSAYLQGLVSEVKGRWNIDSKRVYVVGISNGGFMAYRLACDTDGVFAGIVSIAGSMFANTSLCQTKTPISVLQIHGTKDEIVPFVSQTSGNLGAFESAQTWAQRNGCQTPEEKLLARDLMLQPFIPGIVLANGAYTAPSGPFIINDEGQRETDEILWSSCAAGTRVGLWRVNGASHVPDYSGKNLLGQALEFLQGSR
- the rocF gene encoding arginase; its protein translation is MHRPRTIEIIGVPSDLGANIRGANMGPASLRIANLKVKVEQQGYGVVDLGDLHVPIRESLPLKIQQEKFLTPIKEICENLATMTEAILDRQHIPLVIGGDHSVAIGTVSGILRHFGKKDQHVGMVWIDAHADVNTPSTSPSGNIHGMPLAVLIGKGHPELTSISSSKIRPQNCVLIGIRNIDDEEKRILRESGIRYFTMRDIDEKGMFAVMREAIKYASDGTAGIHVSFDIDGIDPRYTPGVSTPVSGGLTLREAHLAMEMLSETQKIVSLEFVELNPFMDVGAQSANVTVDLLLSALGKSIV
- a CDS encoding flagellin, which codes for MGLRIRTNIASINAQRRLETSTNKLTDSASKLASGKRINKAADDAAGLAISSNLTADIRSMNQARRNALDGVSLVQTAEGSLEETTNMLTRLRELAVQAASDTVGQTERAFINKEFVALKDEIDRIANATEFNGTRLITGQADIPGEIANAEGTFPLEIQVGKDYHASSEVDGIDNRNQVNIIKIDLQNINAFTEGDGSLDIGRADQGTNTLTKQDAQMSISKLDDAIVKVSDYRSYLGSIQNRLGSTIDNLAVSVENLSAANSRIQDTDFAAETATYTSNKILQQGGASILAQANQQPQVALSLMQSL
- a CDS encoding type 1 glutamine amidotransferase, which produces MSALLRPLHLAVIDPAVRVPELDNFNRMVLAAPELSLSFHLPALFGMTSLSLVPQKPDAIVIFGSGASVYEGLPWQDSLNAWLLERIREGLPILGICYGHQLLAHLLGGTVEFIQPDHYKFKGLRTVQFSKRGFWGEAGTAGRFIVSHAEAVTALPQDTEIVASSDVCKVEAFAHKHLPIWGIQAHPEAGPDFVQNQNIDVSQEERPYAFGQEFIRKFIQHLQQHRIQ
- a CDS encoding SIS domain-containing protein; amino-acid sequence: MLEHIRASLEEARTALEDLLKNEDAQRRIADAATILIAAFKARGHAYSCGNGGSMCDAMHFAEELSGRFRQDRPALGAMAMGDGAHITCAGNDFGFDYVFSRFIEAQGRPGDVLLGISTSGKSPNVIKAAEAAKALGMKVITLTGKPGSALGKLADVDICTPGGRYADRVQELHIKVIHTLIELVERGMFSSNYGS
- a CDS encoding histidine triad nucleotide-binding protein, which gives rise to MSETLFDKILRRDIPAKVAYEDEAVLAFHDIAPQAPIHILVIPKKKWARFADFRAADPEAVGQYMISVAKAAQHVGLEAGGYRVVFNNGKDAQQTVDYIHAHILGGRGLSWPPG
- a CDS encoding type I phosphomannose isomerase catalytic subunit produces the protein MNLSQPMKLSPDLFTPLTRTPWAGHLIGPLYKKDILPASVHEPIGEAWEVSCDPDFPSQVLGHDLSLLELIQQKPEAMLSPEYVQEHGVNCEILIKLLNADDPLSVQVHPEDDDPNLKPEECGKPESWLVLHAEPGAGLYLGFSRPISTQDLGRMLENDDDLRPVLQFVAVKPGDYFEIEPGVPHAIGPGLVLLEPQRILFGKSGKTYRFWDWGRRYDGHGRVDLKHGKGRPLHIAEALRIIKPMEQVGEAFVSTLRRQAITEKPLDGLQVLTYPANDYYQVIRLEMKPQVSFLVEIQKGFGTLVSLAGRFICQGLHGQPQRFVGGEPGFIPHQAMPMIVRAEDASSCVLVIPKGAELRLKPLQ